A single region of the Hyalangium ruber genome encodes:
- a CDS encoding DUF4331 domain-containing protein, whose translation MRVRHLASALTLAAALGAAPAADASSHREAPFISKMPKVDATDFYMFRSYEPGREAYVTLIANYLPLQDAYGGPNYFVLDPDALYEIHIDNNGDAVEDLTFQFRFTNALNGQNSISLPIGPASNQRTVSVPFFNVGKVTATDRSALNVQESYTVKLVRGTRRAGTAADVTNASGNAATFVKPVDYIGTKTFGTATEYEAYARAHLYEVTVPGCTGTSKLFVGQRREPFAVNLGPVFDLVNAPPSVITDAGARDAVPNPLENKNITTIALEVPIACLKAGTHDVIGGWTTASVRQARALNPTASYDKPSRTGGAWTQVSRLGMPLVNEVVIGIKDKDRFNASEPKNDGQFADYVTHPTLPAVLELLFGSAGVRAPTVFPRADLVAAFLTGVPNVNANGSPAAEMQRLNTALPATPRATQNNLGAAACFVNGQLTLTNPGCDPAGFPNGRRPGDDVVDVALRVAMGYLLATDEQAPARNVPFHDAVLQDASQFDNAFPYLKTPKAGANGDGT comes from the coding sequence ATGAGAGTCAGACACCTTGCGAGCGCGCTCACGCTCGCAGCCGCACTGGGCGCCGCTCCCGCGGCCGACGCATCGAGTCATCGAGAGGCGCCCTTCATCAGCAAGATGCCGAAGGTCGACGCCACCGACTTCTACATGTTCCGCAGCTACGAGCCGGGGCGCGAGGCGTACGTGACGCTGATCGCCAACTACCTCCCGCTCCAGGATGCGTACGGCGGCCCCAACTACTTCGTGCTGGATCCCGACGCGCTCTATGAGATCCACATCGACAACAATGGGGATGCGGTAGAGGACCTCACGTTCCAGTTCCGCTTCACCAACGCCCTGAACGGCCAGAACAGCATCTCGCTGCCCATCGGCCCCGCGAGCAACCAGCGCACGGTGTCGGTGCCCTTCTTCAACGTGGGCAAGGTCACCGCGACCGACCGCAGCGCGCTCAACGTGCAGGAGAGCTACACCGTCAAGCTCGTCCGGGGCACCCGGCGCGCGGGCACCGCGGCGGACGTGACGAACGCGAGCGGCAACGCCGCCACGTTCGTCAAGCCGGTGGACTACATCGGCACGAAGACGTTCGGCACCGCCACGGAGTACGAGGCCTACGCGCGCGCGCACCTTTACGAGGTGACCGTCCCCGGCTGCACCGGCACCTCGAAGCTGTTCGTGGGCCAGCGCCGCGAGCCCTTCGCGGTGAACCTGGGCCCGGTGTTCGACCTGGTGAACGCGCCTCCCAGCGTCATCACCGACGCGGGCGCCCGCGACGCGGTGCCCAACCCGCTGGAGAACAAGAACATCACCACGATCGCGCTCGAGGTCCCCATCGCCTGCCTCAAGGCGGGCACCCATGACGTGATCGGCGGATGGACGACGGCCAGCGTGCGTCAGGCGCGCGCGCTCAACCCAACGGCCTCCTACGACAAGCCCTCGCGGACTGGCGGCGCGTGGACGCAGGTCAGCCGCCTGGGCATGCCCCTGGTGAACGAGGTGGTGATCGGCATCAAGGACAAGGATCGCTTCAACGCGAGCGAGCCCAAGAACGACGGCCAGTTCGCCGACTACGTCACCCACCCCACGCTGCCGGCGGTGCTGGAGCTCCTCTTCGGCAGCGCGGGCGTCCGGGCGCCCACCGTCTTCCCGCGCGCGGACCTGGTGGCGGCCTTCCTCACGGGCGTGCCGAACGTCAACGCCAACGGCTCCCCCGCCGCGGAGATGCAGCGGCTCAACACCGCGCTGCCGGCGACGCCCCGGGCCACCCAGAACAACCTGGGCGCCGCCGCGTGCTTCGTCAACGGACAGCTCACGCTCACCAACCCCGGGTGCGATCCCGCGGGCTTCCCCAACGGCCGCCGGCCGGGCGATGACGTGGTGGACGTGGCGCTGCGCGTGGCCATGGGCTACCTGCTCGCGACCGACGAGCAGGCTCCGGCCCGCAACGTGCCGTTCCACGACGCGGTGCTCCAGGACGCCTCGCAGTTCGACAACGCCTTCCCCTACCTGAAGACGCCGAAGGCGGGCGCCAACGGCGATGGGACGTGA
- a CDS encoding HupE/UreJ family protein, whose amino-acid sequence MRQLPARPLLLVLLLAPLAALAHKPSDSYLSLERSAEGFTGRWDIALRDLDEVLSLDADGNGALTWREVRARQPDIAAHALGRLSLAADGAACASQPDGELRVVGHSDGTYAVLGFTVRCPAPPSELGLDYTLLFDRDPQHRGIVRVSSGEVGEPLILSATSRTARVSLAGLSPWRRFGEMVASGMHHIWEGVDHLLFLFALLLPSVLRRDENGKWAPVSRFGPALLDVIRVVSAFTLAHSLTLSAASLGLVALPSRLVESAIAASVIFAALNNVFPFVRGGRWVAAFALGLLHGFGFASVLADLGLPAGSLAATLLGFNLGVELGQLACVVAFLPLAFLLRGSLLYRRALLIGGSVAIALVACVWLAERALDLKLPLA is encoded by the coding sequence ATGAGACAGCTCCCTGCCCGCCCCCTTCTGCTGGTGCTGCTCCTGGCGCCCCTGGCGGCGCTCGCCCACAAGCCGAGCGACAGCTACCTCTCCCTGGAGCGCTCGGCGGAGGGCTTCACGGGCCGCTGGGACATCGCGCTCCGCGACCTGGACGAGGTGCTGAGCCTCGACGCGGACGGCAACGGGGCCCTCACCTGGAGAGAGGTGCGCGCGCGCCAGCCGGACATCGCCGCCCATGCGCTCGGGCGGCTGTCACTGGCGGCGGATGGAGCGGCCTGCGCGAGCCAACCCGACGGGGAGCTGCGGGTGGTGGGGCACTCGGACGGCACCTACGCGGTCCTCGGCTTCACCGTGCGCTGCCCTGCCCCGCCCTCGGAGCTGGGGTTGGACTACACGCTCCTGTTCGATCGCGATCCTCAGCATCGCGGCATCGTCCGCGTGAGCAGCGGAGAGGTGGGCGAGCCACTCATCCTCTCCGCCACGAGCCGCACCGCGCGCGTGTCCCTCGCGGGCCTCTCCCCCTGGCGCCGCTTCGGGGAGATGGTGGCCTCGGGGATGCACCACATCTGGGAGGGCGTGGACCACCTGCTCTTCCTCTTCGCCCTGCTCCTACCCTCGGTGCTGCGCCGGGACGAGAACGGCAAGTGGGCGCCCGTGTCGCGCTTCGGCCCCGCGCTGCTGGATGTCATCCGCGTGGTCTCCGCCTTCACCCTGGCCCACTCGCTCACGCTGAGCGCCGCCTCGCTCGGGCTGGTGGCGCTGCCCTCGCGGCTGGTCGAGTCGGCCATCGCCGCCAGCGTCATCTTCGCCGCGCTCAACAACGTCTTCCCCTTCGTGCGGGGTGGGCGCTGGGTGGCGGCCTTCGCGCTGGGGCTGCTGCACGGCTTCGGCTTCGCCTCCGTGCTGGCCGACTTGGGGCTTCCTGCGGGCAGCCTCGCCGCCACGCTGCTGGGCTTCAACCTGGGGGTGGAGCTGGGGCAACTGGCGTGCGTGGTGGCCTTCCTGCCGCTGGCGTTCCTCCTGCGAGGCTCGCTGCTCTACCGCCGCGCCCTGCTCATCGGCGGCTCGGTGGCCATCGCGCTCGTGGCCTGCGTGTGGCTCGCCGAGCGCGCGCTGGACCTGAAGCTCCCGCTGGCGTGA